The Stieleria sp. JC731 genome has a segment encoding these proteins:
- the dnaB gene encoding replicative DNA helicase, with the protein MSTGDFDRSKDKKKKRPQSAAEILQRQPPFDLEAEMGVLGSILILPEVCDDLASLRADDFYDDANRAIYAQLRDMYDGGEKIDVTLLVARLKKADEFETIGGAAYLARLSSAVPNAAHAVYYAEIVSEKAVYRKLIHAGTDILRDAYDQSSEARELCAQAEAKVFSIMDGRSANSLHSMNDVLHAAMDRMEARLRGEVTEGTVETGLLDYDTMTGGLHMGELIILAARPSMGKTALAMNIAEHCAIELRQPALFISLEMSGIELADRMLCSLARVNGHKLRNGTISADDQTRLINKANEISTAPFYVDDSPSRTVSEIAAAARRIKRRENGLGLIVIDYLQLIEPDNSRDPRQEQVAKIARRLKGMARELEVPLLCLSQLNRQAEDSKDHKPKLSHLRESGAIEQDADVVMFVHREEYYHRGEERAQYAGQAEIIIAKQRNGPVGDVQLTWESDFTRFGNRAPEHHDEFSDYAEFTTPGGF; encoded by the coding sequence TTGAGCACCGGAGACTTTGACCGTTCAAAGGACAAAAAGAAGAAACGCCCCCAGTCGGCGGCAGAGATCCTTCAGCGACAACCGCCATTTGATCTCGAAGCCGAGATGGGAGTGCTGGGAAGCATCCTGATTCTTCCGGAAGTCTGCGATGATCTCGCTTCGCTCCGCGCGGACGACTTTTATGATGACGCCAATCGCGCGATCTACGCGCAACTGCGCGACATGTACGATGGCGGGGAAAAGATCGACGTCACCCTGTTGGTTGCTCGGCTAAAGAAAGCTGACGAATTCGAAACCATCGGCGGTGCGGCCTACCTGGCGAGGCTGTCTTCTGCAGTTCCCAACGCGGCACACGCAGTTTACTACGCTGAGATCGTTTCCGAAAAAGCGGTCTACCGAAAACTGATCCACGCCGGTACCGACATCCTGCGTGATGCCTACGACCAATCCAGCGAAGCTCGCGAGCTGTGTGCTCAGGCGGAAGCCAAAGTGTTTTCGATCATGGACGGTCGATCGGCAAACTCATTGCACTCGATGAACGACGTTCTACATGCGGCGATGGACCGTATGGAGGCTCGCCTGCGCGGTGAAGTGACCGAGGGTACGGTCGAAACCGGGTTGCTGGATTATGACACGATGACCGGTGGCCTTCACATGGGCGAACTGATCATTTTGGCGGCCCGTCCTTCGATGGGTAAAACGGCCTTGGCGATGAACATTGCCGAACACTGTGCGATCGAATTGCGTCAGCCGGCGCTGTTCATCAGTTTGGAAATGTCCGGGATCGAACTTGCCGACCGGATGCTCTGTAGCCTTGCGCGTGTCAACGGCCACAAATTACGTAACGGTACGATCAGCGCCGACGATCAGACGCGATTGATCAACAAAGCGAACGAAATTAGCACCGCCCCGTTCTACGTCGATGATTCCCCCAGTCGAACGGTCAGTGAAATCGCGGCAGCGGCAAGACGTATCAAACGTCGAGAGAACGGCCTCGGTCTGATCGTGATCGACTACCTTCAGCTGATCGAACCGGACAACTCACGTGACCCCCGGCAGGAACAGGTCGCAAAAATCGCACGTCGTCTGAAAGGGATGGCTCGGGAATTAGAAGTCCCGTTGCTTTGCCTGTCTCAGCTGAACCGGCAAGCCGAAGACAGCAAAGACCACAAACCCAAACTTAGCCACCTTCGTGAATCTGGTGCTATCGAGCAGGATGCTGACGTTGTGATGTTCGTCCACCGTGAAGAGTACTATCACCGGGGCGAAGAACGCGCTCAGTACGCCGGTCAGGCTGAAATCATTATCGCTAAACAGCGTAACGGCCCGGTCGGCGATGTACAGCTAACTTGGGAATCCGACTTCACACGATTCGGAAACCGAGCCCCCGAGCATCACGACGAATTCAGCGACTATGCCGAATTCACTACCCCGGGCGGCTTCTAA
- a CDS encoding DnaA ATPase domain-containing protein, which produces MMEDCAPGMSATQGCNDDSDVIVTFKEALKQRVGAERYQIWFSGIEFEVETPQADGAKPDCIIATARGQFAADRLSKNFMSSMRAAASAACGGLTNVRIDVAGAPAQQVGLPFADQSSEETAATADPALGSSQSTASAQPNSVGRKKPGSAKNRSYSRRPQTQSLAAILADGTDSRKTAAQASAPVPARPQTSARPQNPAATSRQSNSGSETTSGSPTMSASTRQNMRQAMDHSWDNFVTGPCNRLAVTACEMTIEAPRTASPLVLWGPPGSGKSHLLGAVAKKLRSVHRLRHVIIMSAEDFTNDFIKALHGNSLPAFRSRFRDASALLIDDIQFFVDKKATIRELQHTIEMFAEAGKPLVFAGTKAPTEIKGLGGELSGRLASGLVCQVNSLDFDTRVELLRRYADNSSPKSWPQETLAEIAECVDGDGRLLIGIANLISLLQRMYGEMPTMDQIRQHGSHLLRSSGVPITLQTIEQAVEKVFQLEGRSLQSSSQAKSLTGPRMLAMYLSREMTGSPFSEIGGHYGGRSHSTAILASQRVRQWLDSNKTIGRGNTALSTDEAIRRVEATLKTG; this is translated from the coding sequence ATGATGGAGGACTGCGCTCCCGGTATGTCCGCAACGCAAGGCTGCAACGATGACTCGGATGTCATCGTCACATTCAAGGAGGCTTTGAAGCAGCGTGTGGGCGCGGAGCGTTACCAGATTTGGTTTTCTGGGATCGAGTTCGAAGTCGAGACACCGCAAGCTGACGGAGCGAAACCGGACTGCATCATCGCAACCGCTCGCGGGCAGTTTGCTGCGGACCGTTTGAGCAAGAACTTCATGTCGTCGATGCGTGCGGCTGCATCTGCCGCATGCGGCGGACTGACCAACGTTCGTATCGATGTTGCCGGCGCCCCCGCTCAACAAGTCGGGCTGCCATTTGCCGATCAAAGCAGCGAAGAAACAGCTGCGACCGCGGACCCCGCTTTAGGTTCAAGTCAATCAACCGCCTCGGCTCAGCCGAACAGCGTAGGCCGAAAGAAACCAGGATCGGCGAAAAACCGTTCCTATAGCCGTCGCCCACAAACACAATCACTCGCTGCGATCCTCGCCGACGGAACCGACAGCCGCAAAACGGCTGCTCAGGCATCGGCTCCGGTGCCTGCTCGCCCCCAAACGTCTGCCCGACCACAAAATCCGGCAGCGACATCAAGGCAATCGAATAGCGGATCGGAGACCACCAGCGGTTCGCCCACAATGTCCGCTTCGACGCGTCAAAACATGCGTCAGGCAATGGACCATAGCTGGGACAATTTCGTTACCGGACCTTGTAATCGCTTGGCCGTGACCGCCTGCGAAATGACGATCGAAGCACCGCGGACCGCTTCACCGTTGGTCCTCTGGGGGCCTCCCGGATCCGGAAAGTCACACTTGCTTGGCGCGGTCGCTAAAAAACTTCGTTCGGTGCATCGCTTGCGACACGTGATCATCATGTCTGCGGAAGACTTCACGAACGATTTCATCAAAGCACTTCACGGCAACAGTCTGCCTGCGTTCCGATCGCGTTTCCGCGATGCCAGTGCGTTGTTGATCGACGACATTCAGTTCTTTGTCGACAAGAAGGCGACGATTCGTGAGCTCCAGCACACGATCGAGATGTTCGCCGAAGCTGGCAAACCGTTGGTCTTCGCAGGCACCAAAGCCCCGACTGAAATCAAAGGCCTGGGCGGCGAGCTTAGCGGCCGACTGGCATCAGGACTTGTCTGCCAAGTCAACAGCTTGGACTTTGACACGCGAGTGGAATTGCTCCGTCGTTACGCCGACAACAGCTCGCCAAAGTCTTGGCCTCAAGAAACATTGGCCGAAATCGCTGAATGTGTCGATGGTGATGGGCGATTGCTAATCGGCATCGCGAACCTGATTTCGCTGCTACAGCGGATGTATGGCGAAATGCCAACGATGGATCAGATTCGACAACACGGCTCACATTTGCTGCGATCATCGGGCGTTCCGATTACCTTGCAAACGATCGAACAAGCGGTCGAAAAAGTGTTCCAGCTTGAAGGCCGTTCGTTGCAATCGAGTTCGCAAGCGAAGAGCCTGACCGGACCTCGAATGTTAGCGATGTACCTATCGCGTGAAATGACCGGCAGTCCGTTTTCGGAAATCGGCGGGCACTATGGGGGACGCAGCCACAGCACCGCGATCCTTGCATCACAGCGAGTTCGCCAGTGGTTGGATTCCAATAAAACGATCGGCCGCGGAAACACCGCATTGTCTACCGACGAAGCCATTCGCCGCGTCGAGGCAACTTTAAAAACGGGCTAA
- the lexA gene encoding transcriptional repressor LexA, with amino-acid sequence MATKQLTDRQRRVYELIRELIINRGYGPTVREIGEAFGIKSPNGVMCHLRALERKGLIRRSPNKSRAIELTETADRGHSLPMAGLVAAGTTALAFEQTDRVDFSGMFCKNDRFILQVSGDSMIDAHIQDGDFVVIQKQDSAEPGQMVVAELATGDSTLKFWFPEEGRIRLQPANSGMAPLYVSDAKVIGVAVGVVRNGI; translated from the coding sequence ATGGCAACGAAGCAACTCACGGATCGGCAGCGCCGCGTGTATGAGTTGATACGTGAACTGATTATCAACCGAGGCTACGGGCCAACAGTTCGCGAAATCGGCGAAGCATTTGGCATCAAAAGCCCCAACGGTGTGATGTGTCACCTTCGCGCTCTGGAACGAAAAGGACTGATTCGACGCAGTCCCAATAAGTCTCGCGCGATCGAATTGACCGAGACAGCCGACCGCGGACACAGCTTGCCAATGGCGGGTCTGGTCGCAGCCGGAACGACAGCCTTGGCGTTCGAACAGACCGACCGCGTCGATTTCAGCGGGATGTTCTGCAAAAACGATCGTTTCATTCTGCAGGTATCGGGCGACTCGATGATTGACGCCCACATTCAGGACGGCGACTTTGTCGTCATTCAAAAACAAGATTCGGCAGAGCCAGGACAAATGGTCGTCGCGGAGCTTGCCACCGGAGATTCAACTCTGAAGTTTTGGTTTCCCGAGGAAGGTAGGATTCGGCTGCAGCCCGCCAACAGCGGGATGGCACCGTTGTACGTCTCCGATGCAAAAGTCATCGGCGTCGCCGTCGGAGTGGTCCGAAACGGGATTTAG
- the ndk gene encoding nucleoside-diphosphate kinase, whose product MSDQLQRTLVLLKPDAVQRRLMGQLIARFEAKGLNIIAMKMLQVTPELSKQHYAEHVEKPFYPSLESFITSAPIVALAIEGLDVIKVVRDMLGATNGLNAAAGTIRGDFSSSRQMNLVHASDGPEAAQRELELYFESSEICDYEPVLTPFMRAGDE is encoded by the coding sequence ATGAGCGATCAACTACAACGAACGCTTGTTCTACTGAAGCCAGACGCCGTCCAACGCCGCTTGATGGGTCAATTGATCGCACGATTTGAGGCCAAGGGGCTGAACATCATCGCGATGAAAATGCTGCAAGTCACTCCAGAATTGTCAAAGCAGCACTACGCCGAACACGTCGAAAAGCCGTTTTATCCAAGCCTGGAATCTTTCATCACTTCGGCTCCAATTGTGGCTTTGGCGATCGAAGGCCTTGATGTCATCAAAGTCGTACGTGACATGCTCGGTGCGACCAACGGGCTAAACGCCGCTGCCGGAACGATCCGTGGCGATTTCAGCAGCAGCCGCCAAATGAACTTGGTACACGCCAGCGACGGACCAGAAGCCGCCCAACGTGAACTGGAACTTTACTTCGAAAGTTCAGAAATTTGCGACTACGAGCCTGTTCTGACACCGTTCATGCGTGCTGGTGACGAGTAG
- the aroH gene encoding chorismate mutase yields the protein MTTACRGVRGATTVDVDDRDEILLKTRQLLALMIRQNEIDTADVASALFTVTKDLKAEFPALAARQLGWDEVPLLCGYEISVERSLPRCIRVLLHWNTPKKQADVRHVYLHDAVKLRPDLCDLPPVDFEELEQWIQSQISSSSAS from the coding sequence ATGACGACCGCATGCCGAGGCGTTCGAGGGGCCACGACTGTCGATGTCGATGATCGCGATGAAATCTTGCTGAAAACGCGTCAGCTATTGGCGCTGATGATCCGCCAGAACGAAATCGACACGGCGGACGTTGCCAGCGCCCTGTTTACCGTTACCAAAGACCTTAAAGCAGAATTCCCCGCCTTGGCAGCCCGCCAATTGGGCTGGGATGAAGTGCCACTTTTGTGTGGATACGAGATTTCTGTCGAACGTTCACTGCCACGCTGCATCCGTGTGCTCCTACACTGGAATACACCAAAGAAGCAAGCCGATGTACGCCACGTCTATTTGCATGACGCGGTCAAACTTCGCCCCGACCTTTGTGACTTGCCGCCCGTCGATTTCGAAGAACTTGAACAATGGATTCAGTCACAGATCTCATCGAGTTCCGCAAGCTGA